The following proteins are co-located in the Gordonia polyisoprenivorans genome:
- a CDS encoding alpha-(1->3)-arabinofuranosyltransferase domain-containing protein — protein MSSSDPAAQRTLERRGGAALGHSGVAVAALVALVVSFLQSPGLTAADTKLDLTANPLGFLARAAHLWTPQAPLGQVQNQAYGYFFPHGAFYAAGELIGLAPWVTQRLWWAVLLLVGFVGLVRLAEALAVGSMGSRLLAGAIFVLSPRVLTTIGSISSETLPMMLAPWVLLPVVHALDRRDDTPVWRHAMRSAVAVALMGAVNAVATLAALGVAVVWFLLCARTDVRRWWRFGVAWAAGLTLGCAWWIVPLLILSRVSPPFLDFIESSRVTTEWTSLTEVLRGTSSWTPFVSTERVAGAVLVTQPAAVLATGTLAAAGLAGLCMRHMPYRRRWIAILTIGLLLMCTGYAGGLGSPIAEPVRVFLDGPGAFLRNVHKFEPFVRLPLVLGVAHLLARVPLPGSAPTREWLRAFAHPQRSRPVAAALVVLVASAGAGSLMWTGQLAPDGAYRAIPDYWTQTASWLGAHAHDGVSQGGVSQNGVEQRALVVPGAPSADQLWGLTRDEPLQPLADSPWAIRDAIPLTPPGAIRALDSVQRDLADGRASPGLAATLADQGIGIVVLRADLDPDTSRSARPLLAQQALDGSPGLTRAASFGPLVSQPSAKGVVRDNGLRPPMRAIQIYRVDAAGGTGPSLTDTASMPRVAGGPEALAALADLRARLGEPPAGPTLMQADAQRADLPSVPVILTDTPADRETDFGRVDDHSSAIRAPGDPRRTQNAAPDYPVAGQPLTEGQWLLDNQPDGVRVSTSGSASDATQPGQTSPANSAAAAFDGDPSTAWVSAGLTSAVGQWMRLDFDRPRSDLALRLTTAKALGPDVSSIVVTTEAGSTVVSGLQPGKPVTVTAPSGPTRWVQIRASATDDGSAGNQFALGEVGVIDLASGLPLTIRHRVVLPRVAPGTPVAGWLLTQELSGRSTCVNQPGGPDDDSPAARVLCASGLGLSPETPGVMTRALSVPDGVDVTPAVVLRPTPGDGLDALLRTPATVRATGASEVNDPRGSSQAAVDGDPGTVWTAAEPTKKGDKPTLTLTLPAPQEVQSLRILAPSGGYPAAPTEVAVDLGTGPQRVHVGADGVVGLRPAVTDRITLTMLDRTDLLDVNSLGFASRAPVGIADITISPAPPTAPPLSRPIDIGCDAGIGITVSGQVIGLSVHTTAAALRDGEPVVARPCSSAPIRLPAGEQELSVNPGRAFTVDTTWLGNTAMPTATAAGAVTRPKVEQWQSTARSVRVDAAPTARILSVPESTNPGWVAELGSRTLDPVVVDGWQQGWQVPAGASGTVTLKFRWDSVYRWSLIVGFVLLALLFAAAFLPWRRRAGLSPAPVPVAPVGGTAVGDRAVACVGALGWLAASWLLAGWWAVLISVLAGAAVVLARSRVIVVACFVVMMLATVGLASGPWHATTGYHGFSWWVQLPAFVAVSLVISSAMPSSVRRWFSRLRARRALSRRRNQSRAGSSTKA, from the coding sequence GTGAGCTCGAGCGACCCGGCCGCGCAGCGCACGCTTGAGCGCCGCGGCGGAGCCGCCCTGGGACACAGCGGTGTGGCGGTCGCCGCCCTCGTCGCGCTGGTCGTCTCGTTCCTGCAGTCGCCCGGCCTGACCGCCGCCGACACCAAACTCGACCTCACCGCCAACCCGCTCGGCTTCCTCGCGCGCGCGGCGCACCTCTGGACGCCGCAGGCACCGCTGGGCCAGGTGCAGAACCAGGCCTACGGCTACTTCTTCCCGCACGGGGCGTTCTACGCGGCCGGTGAGCTGATCGGTCTTGCGCCGTGGGTGACCCAGCGGCTGTGGTGGGCGGTGCTCCTGCTCGTCGGCTTCGTCGGTCTCGTCCGTCTTGCCGAGGCGCTGGCCGTGGGATCGATGGGCTCACGTCTGCTGGCCGGCGCGATCTTCGTGTTGTCGCCGCGGGTGTTGACGACGATCGGCTCGATCTCGTCGGAAACACTGCCGATGATGCTGGCCCCCTGGGTGCTACTGCCGGTGGTACATGCGCTGGATCGCCGCGACGACACGCCCGTGTGGCGGCACGCGATGCGCTCGGCGGTGGCCGTCGCGCTGATGGGCGCGGTCAACGCGGTCGCCACGCTCGCGGCATTGGGCGTCGCGGTCGTGTGGTTTCTGCTGTGCGCACGCACCGACGTGCGCCGGTGGTGGCGCTTCGGGGTTGCTTGGGCGGCCGGGCTGACGCTGGGATGCGCGTGGTGGATCGTGCCACTGCTCATCCTGTCGCGGGTGTCGCCGCCGTTCCTGGATTTCATCGAGTCGTCGCGGGTGACCACCGAGTGGACGTCGCTGACCGAGGTGCTGCGCGGCACGAGTTCGTGGACACCGTTCGTCTCCACCGAGCGCGTGGCGGGCGCCGTGCTGGTGACCCAGCCCGCCGCGGTCCTGGCGACCGGCACCCTGGCCGCCGCGGGATTGGCCGGATTGTGCATGCGGCACATGCCGTATCGGCGACGCTGGATCGCGATCCTGACGATTGGGCTGCTGCTCATGTGCACCGGATACGCGGGCGGGCTCGGGTCACCGATCGCCGAGCCGGTCCGGGTGTTCCTCGACGGCCCGGGCGCATTCCTGCGCAACGTCCACAAATTCGAGCCGTTCGTGCGGCTGCCGTTGGTGCTCGGTGTCGCACACCTGTTGGCGCGCGTTCCGCTGCCGGGGTCGGCGCCGACCCGAGAGTGGTTGCGGGCGTTCGCACATCCGCAACGATCACGGCCGGTGGCCGCGGCGCTGGTCGTCCTCGTCGCCTCGGCCGGCGCCGGCTCGCTGATGTGGACCGGTCAACTCGCCCCCGACGGCGCATATCGCGCCATCCCGGACTACTGGACGCAGACGGCGTCGTGGCTCGGTGCGCACGCCCACGACGGTGTATCCCAGGGTGGTGTCTCCCAGAACGGTGTCGAACAACGGGCGCTTGTCGTTCCGGGTGCACCGTCGGCCGATCAGTTGTGGGGATTGACGCGTGATGAGCCACTGCAACCACTTGCCGACTCCCCGTGGGCCATCCGTGACGCGATCCCGCTGACGCCGCCGGGGGCGATCCGGGCTCTCGACTCGGTCCAGCGCGATCTGGCCGACGGGCGGGCATCGCCGGGTCTCGCTGCGACACTGGCCGATCAGGGGATCGGCATCGTCGTGTTGCGCGCCGATCTCGACCCCGACACCTCGCGGTCGGCGCGTCCGCTGCTGGCCCAACAGGCCCTCGACGGGTCGCCCGGCCTGACCCGTGCTGCGTCGTTCGGTCCGCTGGTGAGCCAGCCCAGCGCCAAGGGTGTGGTGCGCGACAACGGTTTACGCCCACCGATGCGCGCAATCCAGATCTACCGGGTCGATGCGGCGGGCGGCACGGGTCCGTCGCTGACCGATACCGCGTCGATGCCGCGTGTCGCCGGAGGACCCGAAGCGCTTGCCGCACTGGCGGATCTGCGTGCACGGTTGGGTGAACCCCCCGCCGGCCCCACACTGATGCAGGCCGACGCGCAACGCGCAGACCTGCCGTCGGTGCCGGTGATCCTCACCGACACCCCGGCCGACCGGGAGACCGATTTCGGCCGTGTCGACGACCACAGCTCGGCGATCCGTGCGCCCGGGGATCCGCGCCGGACGCAGAATGCGGCTCCGGATTATCCCGTTGCCGGACAACCACTCACCGAAGGGCAATGGCTTCTCGACAACCAGCCGGACGGGGTGCGGGTCTCGACGTCGGGGTCGGCGTCCGATGCCACCCAGCCCGGACAGACCTCACCGGCGAACTCCGCGGCCGCCGCCTTCGACGGTGATCCCTCCACGGCGTGGGTGTCGGCAGGTCTCACCTCGGCGGTCGGACAGTGGATGCGCCTGGACTTCGACCGTCCGCGAAGCGATCTCGCCCTGCGGCTGACAACAGCGAAGGCACTCGGACCGGACGTCTCGTCGATCGTGGTGACCACCGAGGCCGGGTCGACCGTGGTCTCCGGTCTCCAACCCGGCAAGCCCGTGACGGTCACCGCACCGAGCGGACCGACCCGGTGGGTGCAGATCCGCGCCTCGGCCACCGACGACGGCAGCGCCGGAAACCAGTTCGCGCTCGGCGAGGTCGGGGTCATCGATCTGGCGTCCGGGCTGCCGCTGACCATCCGCCACCGCGTCGTCCTACCCCGGGTTGCACCGGGTACACCGGTGGCGGGATGGCTTCTCACCCAAGAACTCTCCGGGCGCTCGACGTGTGTGAACCAACCCGGTGGCCCGGACGATGACTCACCCGCGGCGCGGGTGCTGTGTGCGTCGGGTCTGGGGTTGAGTCCCGAGACACCGGGGGTGATGACGCGCGCGCTCTCGGTCCCCGACGGCGTCGACGTCACGCCCGCGGTGGTGCTGCGACCCACACCCGGGGACGGACTCGACGCGTTGCTGCGCACGCCGGCAACGGTGCGGGCGACCGGGGCGTCGGAGGTCAACGATCCGCGCGGGTCGAGCCAGGCCGCCGTCGATGGCGATCCCGGAACCGTATGGACCGCAGCCGAACCCACCAAGAAGGGCGACAAACCCACTCTGACCCTGACGCTGCCGGCGCCGCAGGAGGTGCAGAGCCTGCGAATCCTCGCGCCCTCCGGCGGCTATCCGGCCGCGCCGACCGAGGTGGCGGTGGATCTCGGGACCGGCCCCCAACGGGTCCACGTCGGCGCCGACGGCGTAGTCGGTCTGCGGCCGGCGGTCACCGATCGCATCACCCTCACCATGCTCGACCGCACCGACCTCCTCGACGTCAACAGTCTCGGATTCGCCAGTCGCGCACCGGTCGGCATCGCCGACATCACGATCTCCCCCGCCCCGCCCACCGCGCCACCACTGAGCAGGCCCATCGACATCGGCTGCGATGCAGGCATCGGGATCACGGTGTCGGGTCAGGTGATCGGCCTGTCGGTACACACCACCGCCGCCGCGTTGCGTGACGGGGAGCCGGTGGTGGCCCGCCCGTGCTCATCGGCGCCGATCCGTCTGCCCGCGGGTGAGCAGGAGTTGTCGGTGAATCCGGGGCGGGCGTTCACCGTCGACACCACCTGGTTGGGCAACACCGCGATGCCCACTGCGACCGCCGCCGGTGCCGTGACCCGTCCGAAGGTCGAGCAGTGGCAGTCGACTGCGCGCAGCGTGCGCGTCGATGCCGCGCCGACCGCCCGGATTCTGTCGGTGCCGGAGAGCACCAATCCCGGATGGGTGGCCGAATTGGGCAGTCGTACACTCGATCCCGTCGTCGTGGACGGCTGGCAGCAGGGGTGGCAGGTGCCGGCCGGTGCATCCGGCACGGTGACGTTGAAGTTCCGGTGGGACAGCGTCTACCGGTGGTCGCTGATCGTCGGATTCGTCTTGCTCGCACTACTTTTCGCGGCAGCGTTCCTCCCGTGGCGGCGTCGGGCCGGCCTGTCCCCCGCTCCGGTTCCCGTTGCGCCGGTGGGCGGTACGGCGGTGGGCGATAGGGCGGTGGCCTGCGTCGGTGCGCTCGGTTGGCTGGCCGCGTCGTGGCTGCTCGCCGGATGGTGGGCGGTGCTGATCAGCGTGCTCGCCGGGGCGGCGGTCGTACTCGCCCGGTCGCGGGTGATCGTGGTCGCCTGCTTCGTCGTGATGATGCTCGCCACGGTGGGATTGGCGTCGGGGCCCTGGCATGCGACGACCGGGTACCACGGCTTCTCGTGGTGGGTTCAGTTGCCGGCGTTCGTCGCGGTGTCGCTGGTGATCTCCTCGGCGATGCCGTCCTCGGTGCGGCGTTGGTTCTCGCGACTGCGTGCACGCCGCGCGCTTTCGCGACGGCGCAACCAGTCCCGGGCCGGTTCCTCGACGAAGGCGTAG
- a CDS encoding dynamin family protein produces the protein MSPAPGRTPQAPDLIAAARTAMAGDRRALDRIEECERQLHAPLRIALTGSLKAGKSTLLNALVGQDIAPTDATECTRVVTWYRRGRTASVTACVDDGAAVAVPVTRIDGRLGFDLGTLTADRLDRIEVTWPTRALEHRALVDTPGLASLSSDLSASTERLLAPEDGRPRVDAVVYLLRTLTAADSAMLRRITAAMGSSAGPLGVVGVVSRADELGAGRVDAMLSAQEIAARLTGELTRNGLCHSVLPVSGLLALGAQTLREREFRALLALASVSADDLESALLSMDRFTRPDILPAVDPQARQALADRLGVFGIRLAVTLIRFGTTTSSALSAELLARSGLSELSSLITVQFGQRAWQLKSHSALRTLDGVLTGSPEPAAAQLRSSVRRALADTHGFRELRLIGAVRAGRIGLPAETLDELSRLVGDRGVHATVRLGLAHDATPNEVRGAAIDAAGRWRTRAAHPLADPQVVDAAMVAVRSAEGILADLGRPDPSTGPPIGRTTGWTLNAGSHRRPE, from the coding sequence ATGAGTCCCGCACCCGGCCGCACTCCCCAGGCTCCCGACCTCATCGCGGCCGCGCGCACGGCCATGGCCGGCGATCGACGCGCACTCGATCGAATCGAGGAGTGTGAACGACAACTCCACGCGCCCTTGCGGATCGCGCTTACCGGCTCGCTGAAGGCGGGCAAGTCCACCCTGCTCAATGCCCTGGTCGGGCAGGACATCGCGCCGACCGACGCCACCGAGTGCACGCGGGTGGTCACCTGGTATCGCCGGGGCCGCACGGCGTCGGTCACCGCATGCGTCGATGACGGTGCCGCCGTTGCGGTTCCGGTGACCCGCATCGACGGCCGGCTCGGCTTCGACCTCGGGACCCTGACCGCTGATCGTCTCGATCGCATCGAGGTCACCTGGCCGACACGGGCGCTCGAGCATCGCGCGCTGGTCGACACCCCGGGGCTGGCGTCGTTGTCGTCGGACCTGTCGGCGTCGACCGAACGTCTCCTCGCACCCGAGGACGGGCGACCTCGGGTGGATGCGGTCGTCTATCTGCTGCGCACGCTCACCGCCGCCGATTCCGCCATGCTGCGGCGGATCACGGCGGCCATGGGCTCCTCGGCCGGTCCGCTCGGGGTCGTCGGGGTGGTCTCCCGGGCCGACGAGCTCGGCGCCGGGCGGGTGGATGCGATGCTGTCGGCGCAGGAGATCGCCGCACGTCTGACCGGCGAACTCACCCGCAACGGCCTGTGTCACTCGGTCCTCCCGGTGTCGGGGCTGCTGGCGTTGGGGGCACAGACGTTGCGGGAGAGGGAGTTCCGGGCGCTGCTCGCACTGGCCTCGGTGTCCGCCGACGATCTGGAGTCGGCGTTGCTGAGTATGGACCGGTTCACCCGCCCGGACATCCTGCCCGCGGTCGACCCGCAGGCCCGGCAGGCCCTGGCCGACCGGCTGGGCGTCTTCGGCATCCGACTGGCGGTGACGTTGATCCGGTTCGGGACGACGACGTCGTCGGCACTGTCGGCGGAGTTGCTGGCGCGCAGCGGCCTTTCGGAGCTCAGCTCCCTGATCACCGTGCAGTTCGGTCAGCGGGCCTGGCAGCTCAAGTCGCATTCGGCTCTGCGGACCCTCGACGGAGTGCTCACCGGAAGCCCGGAACCCGCGGCAGCCCAACTGCGTTCGTCGGTGCGACGTGCGCTCGCCGACACCCACGGCTTCCGCGAGCTGCGGTTGATCGGCGCCGTGCGGGCCGGACGGATCGGTCTGCCCGCCGAGACACTCGACGAGTTGAGCCGTCTCGTCGGGGACCGCGGCGTGCACGCGACCGTCCGTCTGGGGCTTGCGCACGACGCGACCCCGAATGAGGTGCGCGGCGCGGCCATCGACGCGGCCGGCAGGTGGCGGACGCGCGCGGCCCACCCGCTCGCCGATCCGCAGGTCGTCGATGCCGCCATGGTGGCGGTGCGCAGCGCCGAGGGCATTCTCGCCGACCTCGGTCGGCCGGACCCGTCGACGGGCCCGCCCATCGGCCGGACCACCGGCTGGACCCTCAACGCAGGGTCACACCGCCGTCCGGAATGA
- a CDS encoding universal stress protein, whose protein sequence is MYPWAMDSRHREQGARTDSAPAESVSGSGPVPQSVMIAFDGGANSERAITYAAHFLRATTAHVVTAWQPGSLNPARLSSLSAGIQPFVDTSPLELDVDDALRTEAAETNTRGVEMARNAGLDATGTLVEVESTVWGALVAAADALDVDLLVTGTRGDSGLKALLRSNVAGRVLKHCHRPVFIVPAKCDKQFPVTP, encoded by the coding sequence ATGTACCCTTGGGCAATGGACTCTCGACACCGGGAGCAGGGCGCGCGGACCGACTCCGCCCCGGCTGAGTCCGTGTCCGGCTCCGGTCCGGTTCCCCAGTCGGTGATGATCGCGTTCGACGGCGGCGCCAATTCCGAGCGGGCCATCACCTACGCCGCCCACTTCCTGCGGGCGACGACCGCACACGTGGTCACGGCCTGGCAGCCGGGCTCGTTGAATCCGGCGCGGCTGTCGAGTCTCTCGGCCGGCATCCAGCCCTTCGTCGACACCTCTCCGCTCGAACTCGACGTCGATGATGCCCTGCGCACGGAGGCCGCCGAGACCAACACGCGTGGCGTCGAGATGGCGCGGAACGCGGGCCTCGATGCGACCGGAACGCTGGTGGAGGTGGAGTCGACGGTGTGGGGTGCCCTGGTCGCCGCTGCCGATGCCCTCGACGTCGACCTGTTGGTGACGGGTACCCGCGGCGACTCCGGGCTCAAGGCGCTCCTGCGATCCAATGTGGCCGGCCGCGTGCTGAAGCACTGTCACCGACCGGTGTTCATCGTTCCGGCCAAGTGCGACAAGCAATTTCCGGTGACACCGTGA
- a CDS encoding glycoside hydrolase family 3 N-terminal domain-containing protein, whose protein sequence is MGPTRRRRFRQVRDLIALVAVTSIAVVGCGTDSSSSAAPTSSSTSSSASTRSSVAASTSAAAPVGCGAATLAKMSLRQKLGQSIVVGVTGTADALSLVKREPVGGIFIGSWTDKSILTDPAALEKVTAASSIPLMVTVDQEGGRVSRLSSLGVDSPSARELARTKTPEQVRALAASEGKKMRALGITVDFAPDADVSDEPDDAVIGDRSFSDDPATVARYAQAFAEGLQSAGVMPVFKHFPGHGHGSGDSHLGVVRTPPLTQLERSDLVPYKTLLANPGNAAVMVGHLIVPGLTVGDTPASLSVNAMRMLRTGQPYGGPAFDGVVFSDDLSGMGAITQRYPLPQAVQRFLVAGGDIALWITTDKVTAVLDSLESAVRSGKLRQSRVDESVVRILKAKGQLRC, encoded by the coding sequence ATGGGCCCAACTCGACGACGCCGTTTTCGCCAGGTTCGTGACCTGATCGCGCTGGTGGCGGTGACAAGTATCGCCGTGGTCGGCTGCGGCACCGACTCCTCCTCGTCGGCCGCCCCGACGTCGTCGAGCACGTCCTCGTCGGCGTCGACCCGGTCGTCGGTGGCCGCGTCCACGAGTGCCGCGGCGCCCGTCGGTTGCGGTGCGGCGACCCTGGCGAAGATGTCGCTGCGACAGAAGCTGGGCCAGTCGATCGTCGTCGGGGTGACCGGAACCGCCGACGCGCTGTCGTTGGTCAAGCGAGAGCCGGTGGGCGGCATCTTCATCGGCAGCTGGACCGACAAGTCGATCCTCACCGACCCGGCCGCCCTCGAGAAGGTCACCGCCGCCTCGTCGATCCCGTTGATGGTCACCGTCGACCAGGAGGGCGGCCGCGTCTCCCGGTTGTCCTCCCTCGGAGTCGACAGCCCGTCGGCGCGTGAACTCGCCCGCACCAAGACGCCCGAACAGGTCCGTGCCCTCGCGGCGAGCGAGGGCAAGAAGATGCGGGCGCTGGGCATCACCGTGGACTTCGCCCCCGACGCCGACGTCAGTGACGAACCCGACGACGCGGTCATCGGCGACCGTTCGTTCTCCGACGATCCGGCCACCGTGGCCCGATACGCCCAGGCCTTCGCCGAAGGACTCCAATCCGCCGGTGTGATGCCGGTGTTCAAACACTTCCCGGGGCACGGACACGGTTCGGGCGACTCCCACCTCGGTGTCGTGCGCACACCGCCGCTCACGCAACTCGAGCGCAGCGATCTCGTCCCCTACAAGACGCTGCTGGCAAATCCGGGAAATGCGGCGGTGATGGTCGGGCATCTGATCGTGCCCGGACTGACCGTTGGCGACACACCGGCCAGTCTGAGCGTCAACGCCATGCGTATGTTGCGGACCGGGCAGCCCTACGGCGGCCCGGCCTTCGACGGCGTCGTCTTCTCCGACGACCTGTCGGGGATGGGTGCCATCACCCAGCGGTATCCGCTGCCGCAGGCGGTGCAGCGCTTCCTCGTCGCCGGCGGCGACATCGCCCTGTGGATCACCACCGACAAGGTGACCGCCGTCCTCGACAGCCTCGAGTCCGCGGTTCGTTCCGGGAAACTGCGCCAGTCGCGCGTCGACGAGTCGGTCGTGCGCATCCTCAAGGCGAAGGGACAACTGCGGTGCTGA
- a CDS encoding DUF6745 domain-containing protein → MSPVPFHRAGIDRRKIFSSNHFPPTPPGDSESSAIADHLIHTREAWLEHGLDTRRADRTTTEAAISDLYRIAKNPPPQFIWESSPHAAVRSIRTEKLDTTTAPGRDDAPNRIAAMLARSRDAVEKRLDRLTPAFPNARATAGHTRALSPAEALESGADVVDVIRETIRDSLRTSLFDNIGRPIKSTLPVMPGVGTWFGQHEAHRSAFGLVVHRWGLVRLPPDEVELLEITTALAVSAGWWWAFDDVCVLAERPVSVSTEPIPYSPHGTRRLHSDDGRAVAYADGCAVHAIHGTIVPQWVIDDPTPERIAAERNIEIRRTAIERIGWDRWIDDAGMQLIDESDDPGNEAATLTLYASPRQWRTNQRILVVTNGSRERDGRRRRYGIHVPGWVPTALTAAAWTYGLDAADYAQLVRRT, encoded by the coding sequence GTGAGCCCCGTGCCGTTCCACCGAGCCGGCATCGATCGCCGGAAGATATTCTCCAGCAATCATTTTCCACCAACACCACCAGGTGACTCGGAGTCGTCGGCGATCGCCGACCACCTGATCCACACCCGCGAGGCCTGGCTCGAGCACGGACTCGACACCCGGCGGGCCGATCGCACCACCACCGAAGCCGCGATCTCCGATCTCTACCGGATCGCCAAAAACCCTCCCCCACAATTCATCTGGGAGAGTTCACCGCACGCAGCGGTGCGGTCCATCCGGACCGAGAAGCTCGACACCACGACAGCTCCCGGACGTGACGACGCCCCCAATCGGATCGCCGCGATGCTGGCACGCTCACGCGACGCCGTCGAGAAGCGTCTCGATCGGCTGACGCCGGCCTTCCCGAATGCACGTGCGACCGCCGGACATACACGAGCCCTGAGCCCGGCGGAGGCACTCGAGAGCGGAGCCGACGTCGTCGACGTCATCCGGGAAACCATCCGGGACTCGTTGCGCACCAGCCTCTTCGACAACATCGGCCGTCCGATCAAGTCGACGCTGCCGGTGATGCCCGGCGTCGGCACGTGGTTCGGCCAGCACGAGGCGCATCGCAGCGCGTTCGGGCTCGTCGTCCACCGATGGGGGTTGGTGCGGCTGCCGCCAGACGAAGTCGAACTCCTCGAGATCACCACGGCCCTGGCCGTTTCCGCCGGGTGGTGGTGGGCATTCGACGACGTCTGCGTCCTTGCCGAACGGCCCGTATCGGTGAGTACCGAACCCATCCCGTACAGCCCGCACGGCACACGGCGGCTGCATTCCGACGACGGTCGCGCCGTCGCCTACGCCGACGGCTGTGCCGTCCACGCCATTCACGGAACGATCGTGCCGCAGTGGGTGATCGACGATCCGACACCCGAGCGCATCGCCGCCGAACGCAACATCGAGATCCGCCGCACCGCGATCGAACGCATCGGCTGGGATCGATGGATCGACGACGCCGGGATGCAGCTGATCGACGAGTCCGACGATCCCGGTAACGAGGCGGCCACTCTCACGCTGTACGCCAGCCCACGGCAATGGCGGACCAATCAACGAATCCTGGTGGTGACCAACGGCTCCCGGGAACGCGATGGCCGGCGCCGGCGCTACGGCATCCACGTGCCCGGCTGGGTGCCCACCGCTCTGACCGCCGCGGCCTGGACCTACGGTCTCGACGCCGCCGACTACGCCCAACTCGTGCGCCGAACCTGA
- a CDS encoding DUF2613 domain-containing protein — translation MRNNRLIAGAVAGVAGILVGLGAVLLGGVLSAQTSPSTDLNNINPNSGFVQGSVDYGSRGGSGDSQ, via the coding sequence ATGCGCAACAACCGCCTGATCGCCGGAGCCGTCGCCGGAGTTGCCGGCATCCTGGTCGGACTCGGCGCGGTGCTCCTCGGCGGGGTCCTGTCGGCGCAGACGAGCCCGTCGACGGACCTGAACAACATCAATCCGAACAGCGGCTTCGTCCAGGGCTCGGTGGACTACGGATCACGGGGTGGCTCCGGCGACAGCCAGTGA